aaaaatccaaataaatacgttttttttttttttataaaaaaaattattgattaaaatttaaagttCTGTCCGAGTCAAAACAGTATACGTACGCGTAATTATAAGAGTGCTTGACACTAATcggacaaataaaaaaataatgtaaaaaaaagggtttatatatattatataaatgtaAATCCAGAGAGTCCAGCCTGAAAAGCTTCAGAGCTCacaagttctctctctctctctctctctctaagcgaAGTGAATCTGACACATTTTCCGATAAAACCTCATCGCCGGAGATTACCGAGTTTCGATGAGTTGCCGGCGAGCTTTTCCAGCAATGTGTAACTCACGCGGTGGGGCgctctttcttcttctgctaCACTCAGTAGTAGTAGCTCTGGTCTCGGCTCAGGGATCTAACAAGACCAGTCTCTGGCCTACACTTAGTGGTTTGTGTTCCGCTCAAACTCTcttactttctctttctctgtacttttcctttttgaattttatacttggttttttattttgattttctgctCGCTTATTTTCCGTCTGGTTTCCGAGAAAGTGAAGcaaattgaaattttgtatCCTTATGTTTTTAGTTATTGAGCTTCATTTTGATCTCAAAATCTCGTCTagttctcttatttatttatttatttatttttacatttatcttaGCAGCCAAATGGAggattttctctcttattttctgtttggttggcTGGTGGCTGAGAGAACTgtggaaaataaaaggaaaaaagaacgtgaagcttttttttttttttttggtcctttttgcaatgaaattgaaaactcaGAGTTAAACTTAGATGATTTGTATTAACTAAAGCGAGGAATTTCCTAATACGtgaaaaatcttgattttgaaatatttgatgCGGAATAGCTAGATCCATCTTccgcaagaaaaagaaaaagaacaaagaaagaaaaagaaaatcgtgTATTTTTAATTGCtgtaaattttcattaataatctCACCGTGTAAGCAATAGTTTTGTTGGCTGGTTTATGATAACTTTCAACTGTGGTTCTGTTAGGTCCTACATGGAAGTAGAAGAAATTGACCAACTTTCTGATTTCAGAAacagaaaagaatgaaaatgatgCTGAGATGAGAGTGCATTTGCAATTGTTTTCTAAAACATTTCCTGAATTTAGACTCCTTTGATCAGGAAATGTTAGAAAGTCCGTTTGTGATTGTATTTGACCACATGTTCTGTGAGCTAACCGATATAATTATGCTTAATCTGTAGGTAAGCCGCCTTTGGTCATTGCACGTGGTGGGTTTTCGGGGCTATTTCCTGATTCCAGTTCAGTTGCCTATGCTTTTGCACAGCAGGTTAGTTTGCCCAATGTGATCTTATGGTGTGATGTGCAATTGACGAAGGATGGTACCGGGATTTGTGTGCCAGATGTCAAGCTCGAAAACTCTACAGACATTTCAGTTGTTTTCAAAAACAGGAATAAGGTTTACGATGTTAATGGAACCCCTACCTCAGGCTATTTTTCTTTGGATTTCACCCTCAAGGAGCTATCAAATGTCGTTCGTAAGTCTGAGTTTTCTTAATCCGATTTTTTCCTTCACATTTGGGAATGGTTACNNNNNNNNNNNNNNNNNNNNNNNNNNNNNNNNNNNNNNNNNNNNNNNNNNNNNNNNNNNNNNNNNNNNNNNNNNNNNNNNNNNNNNNNNNNNNNNNNNNNGAGACTTGAATTGGAGCCTTATAGGATAGGCTAAATTGGGCCGGTTTGGGCCAAAACAGGCCAAAACCCATGAACCATTGAATATGTCTAACCCGTTGAACCGGGTTGACTACTTTGGACCGGTTTGGGGAATTGACCCAATTTGACCGGTTTAGAACCCAATGACCCGGTTAGAAACCGATTTTGGATCTGGTTGGAGATGATTTGGACGGATCTGGAATTGACTGGTTAGGCAAGTGGGCCGGTTACATTGGCCAAAATGGCCGAAACCCATAGACCATTGAATGGGTCAATCTAGCTTGAAAGAGATGATCCGGTTCTAACTTGTTGGATTGGGCTGAAAATATTGGATCCggatgagtttgatttttttttttttttctttttttttccccctgaaTCTGCCATGTGGCAGAGGTTAGGGTTGCCGTGGCAGCATCTCTAGAGGACACGTGGCAAcaaggaagaaggagaagagtcTGGCACGTATGGTGCATGCGCCAGATGCTGCGACCACTTGCCACGCGTGCACCACACGCCCCAAACCCTAGCTAGGGTTTGGTGCATGTGAGGCGCGTGGATCACACGCGCCATGCTGACGCGTGGGAGGTGCTACCTATGCATGGAAGTCTCTCCCAGCGCGTGGACACCATGGGAGGCGCGTGACTCTCGGAAGAtaacaatggactacattgtattctCTTCTATTCTGATGATTATATGATGATATTTCATaggcctctatatatagagaggctatgagtaataaacaaaaaactctAGACTAAACCCTAGAACATATAAGGTAATAAAATAATAGTCTAACATAGAACAACACATGTTTAAGGATATAATTGTAGATTGCTAAAATAACGTTGTGAACCATTTTTTACTCACCCTTCCTTCTGAGCTTTCTCCTCGTCGCATAATAACTGAAAAGGCCCAATGTAACAACGACTGCAAAAGATGCTGTCGGAATGACAATTTTCCTTAATTGGTTATTTCCTCTATCCTTTGTATTCTT
This genomic interval from Corylus avellana chromosome ca3, CavTom2PMs-1.0 contains the following:
- the LOC132174580 gene encoding glycerophosphodiester phosphodiesterase GDPDL3-like, which gives rise to MSCRRAFPAMCNSRGGALFLLLLHSVVVALVSAQGSNKTSLWPTLSGKPPLVIARGGFSGLFPDSSSVAYAFAQQVSLPNVILWCDVQLTKDGTGICVPDVKLENSTDISVVFKNRNKVYDVNGTPTSGYFSLDFTLKELSNVVRKSEFS